From one Streptomyces mobaraensis genomic stretch:
- a CDS encoding right-handed parallel beta-helix repeat-containing protein, producing the protein MAQGSVQVTHGGPSRWRRRTGEYVSLAAALEAAADGDVLSVAPGTYRENLVVTRAVTLRGADGVPGSVRIAPPEGVALTVRAAAALRDLQVEGQDAAVPALLVDGGAPELTGLRVVTRSSVGIEVRGGARPTVRHCTVDNAAGVGVAVLDRAGGVFEECEVLAAGQSGVAVHDGGGPRLERCRVHHARGAGLSVTGEASTLEAIGCEVYEIRGAGVRMAERAAGRLSDCRVHRVAGDGVTLDTGAVLAVDDCDIHDVPENAVDLRARSVLTMARSTVRRFGRNGLSVWDPGTRAEAVGCELQDSTGDYPAVWVSDGATAVLASCRVHDVPDALFVLDRGSCAEVTDSDLSRIRGTAVSVSGGATARLDDCRIREATTGAWFRDHGSGGTLTGCAVDATATGVIVTKGADPTFEDCAVSSPLEAGFYVSAEGRGTFRHCRVTGSGGYGFHVIDGCRATLTRCHTERCARGGYEFADGGGGHGHAEGGGPGPLSEGCTSDEPMPVRVPGPTVPAVPAVPAMAERSRPAPASVSPPAPLPVPRREEEGSARPSATVLGELDALVGLESVKKEVRALTDMIEVGRRRQEAGLKAASVRRHLVFTGSPGTGKTTVARLYGEILASLGVLERGHLVEVSRVDLVGEHIGSTAIRTQEAFERARGGVLFIDEAYALAPEDSGRDFGREAIDTLVKLMEDHREAVVVIVAGYTAEMERFLSVNPGVASRFSRTITFGDYAPEELLRIVEQQAEEHEYRIGEGAAEALLQYFRSVPRGPAFGNGRTARQTFEAMVERHAGRVAQLTHPSKDDLTLLYAEDLPGVP; encoded by the coding sequence ATGGCACAGGGCTCGGTCCAGGTGACGCACGGCGGCCCGTCGCGCTGGCGGCGGCGCACCGGGGAGTACGTATCGCTCGCGGCGGCCCTGGAGGCGGCGGCGGACGGGGACGTGCTGTCCGTCGCCCCCGGCACCTACCGGGAGAACCTGGTGGTCACCCGCGCGGTCACCCTCAGGGGCGCGGACGGGGTGCCCGGTTCGGTGCGGATCGCTCCGCCGGAGGGCGTGGCGCTCACCGTCCGGGCGGCGGCCGCGCTGCGGGACCTCCAGGTGGAGGGGCAGGACGCGGCGGTGCCCGCGCTGCTGGTGGACGGGGGCGCGCCGGAGCTCACCGGGCTGCGGGTGGTGACGCGTTCGTCGGTGGGCATCGAGGTGCGCGGGGGCGCGCGGCCGACCGTGCGCCACTGCACGGTCGACAACGCGGCGGGCGTCGGCGTGGCGGTGCTGGACCGGGCCGGCGGGGTCTTCGAGGAGTGCGAGGTGCTGGCGGCCGGGCAGTCGGGCGTCGCCGTGCACGACGGCGGCGGCCCGCGCCTGGAGCGCTGCCGCGTGCACCACGCGCGGGGCGCCGGGCTGTCGGTGACGGGCGAGGCCAGCACGCTGGAGGCGATCGGCTGCGAGGTGTACGAGATCCGGGGCGCCGGCGTGCGGATGGCGGAGCGGGCGGCCGGCCGGCTGTCCGACTGCCGGGTGCACCGGGTGGCGGGCGACGGGGTGACGCTGGACACCGGCGCCGTCCTGGCGGTCGACGACTGCGACATCCACGACGTTCCGGAGAACGCGGTGGATCTGCGGGCGCGTTCGGTGCTGACCATGGCCCGGTCGACGGTGCGCCGGTTCGGGCGGAACGGACTGTCGGTCTGGGACCCGGGCACCCGCGCGGAGGCCGTCGGGTGCGAGCTCCAGGACAGTACGGGCGACTATCCGGCGGTGTGGGTGAGCGACGGCGCCACGGCCGTCCTCGCCTCCTGCCGGGTGCACGACGTGCCGGACGCGCTGTTCGTGCTGGACCGCGGTTCGTGCGCGGAGGTCACCGACAGCGATCTGTCACGGATCCGCGGGACGGCGGTGTCGGTGAGCGGCGGGGCGACCGCGCGGCTCGACGACTGCCGGATCCGGGAGGCGACGACCGGCGCCTGGTTCCGCGACCACGGCAGCGGCGGCACGCTGACGGGCTGTGCCGTCGACGCGACGGCCACGGGGGTGATCGTCACCAAGGGCGCGGACCCCACCTTCGAGGACTGCGCGGTGAGTTCGCCGCTGGAGGCGGGGTTCTACGTGTCGGCCGAGGGCCGGGGCACGTTCCGGCACTGCCGGGTGACGGGCAGCGGCGGCTACGGCTTCCACGTCATCGACGGCTGCCGGGCGACGCTGACCCGCTGCCACACGGAGCGCTGCGCGCGCGGCGGTTACGAGTTCGCGGACGGCGGGGGCGGGCACGGGCACGCGGAGGGCGGCGGTCCGGGGCCGCTGAGCGAGGGCTGCACGAGCGACGAGCCGATGCCGGTCCGCGTCCCCGGCCCGACGGTCCCGGCGGTCCCGGCGGTCCCGGCGATGGCGGAACGCTCGCGGCCGGCACCCGCTTCCGTATCGCCCCCGGCCCCCCTTCCCGTACCGCGCCGGGAAGAAGAGGGCTCGGCGCGCCCGTCGGCGACGGTCCTCGGCGAACTGGACGCGCTGGTGGGCCTGGAGAGCGTCAAGAAGGAGGTCCGGGCGCTCACCGACATGATCGAGGTGGGCCGCCGCCGGCAGGAGGCGGGGCTCAAAGCCGCCTCCGTCCGCCGCCACCTGGTCTTCACCGGCTCCCCCGGCACCGGCAAGACGACGGTGGCGCGGCTGTACGGCGAGATCCTGGCCTCGCTCGGCGTCCTGGAGCGCGGCCACCTGGTGGAGGTCTCCCGGGTGGACCTGGTGGGCGAGCACATCGGCTCCACGGCCATCCGCACCCAGGAGGCGTTCGAACGCGCCCGGGGCGGCGTCCTGTTCATCGACGAGGCGTACGCGCTGGCCCCCGAGGACTCGGGCCGCGACTTCGGCCGGGAAGCCATCGACACGCTGGTGAAGCTGATGGAGGACCACCGGGAGGCGGTGGTGGTGATCGTCGCCGGCTACACGGCCGAGATGGAGCGCTTCCTCAGCGTCAACCCCGGGGTGGCGTCCCGCTTCTCCCGCACGATCACGTTCGGCGACTACGCCCCCGAGGAGCTGCTGCGGATCGTCGAACAGCAGGCGGAGGAGCACGAGTACCGCATCGGCGAGGGCGCGGCCGAGGCCCTGCTCCAGTACTTCCGCTCGGTCCCCCGCGGCCCGGCCTTCGGCAACGGCCGCACGGCCCGCCAGACTTTCGAGGCCATGGTCGAACGGCACGCGGGGCGGGTGGCCCAGCTGACGCATCCGAGCAAGGACGACTTGACGCTGCTGTACGCGGAGGATCTGCCGGGGGTGCCGTAG
- a CDS encoding Rv1733c family protein — translation MNATSRMRSWTLRSARRSAWRWRRNPLRRPTDVLESWVGLAAVVLMLVVGPLAGLLAGSSAHAVLRQTAREQQSHRHLVSAVALRPEPVRAAAGDREGSPGRDGYHRILARWPGPDGGPRTGLVPLRGAEIPGRRFPLWTDDRGRLAGRPLDGTTASLHAVLAGVGAGVAAAGAVHGLRRLVMWRIVRRRYERWDRAWERAGHTWGRAGAGS, via the coding sequence ATGAACGCGACGTCCCGGATGCGGTCCTGGACCCTGCGGTCCGCCCGGCGGTCCGCCTGGCGCTGGCGGCGGAACCCGCTGCGCCGTCCCACCGATGTCCTGGAGAGCTGGGTCGGGCTGGCGGCGGTGGTCCTGATGCTCGTCGTCGGCCCGCTGGCGGGGCTGCTGGCGGGTTCGTCCGCCCACGCGGTGCTCCGGCAGACGGCCCGTGAACAGCAGTCGCACCGGCACCTGGTGAGCGCGGTCGCGCTCCGCCCGGAGCCGGTGCGCGCCGCCGCGGGCGACCGCGAGGGCTCGCCGGGGCGGGACGGCTACCACCGGATCCTGGCCCGCTGGCCGGGCCCGGACGGCGGGCCGCGCACCGGCCTCGTACCGCTCCGGGGCGCGGAGATACCCGGCCGGCGGTTCCCGCTCTGGACGGACGACCGGGGCCGGCTCGCGGGCCGCCCGCTGGACGGCACCACGGCGTCCCTCCACGCCGTGCTCGCCGGCGTCGGGGCCGGTGTGGCCGCGGCGGGCGCGGTGCACGGGCTGCGCCGCCTGGTCATGTGGCGGATCGTCCGGCGGCGGTACGAGCGGTGGGACCGCGCGTGGGAGCGGGCCGGGCACACCTGGGGCCGGGCCGGCGCGGGGAGCTGA
- a CDS encoding MFS transporter — MPTLNKIRTALRGEQRVTPADPSLSRLRTALTVFFALDGFLFAGWVVRIPSIKERTGASAGALGLALLGVSAGAVAVMMLTGRLCRRFGSHPVTVATAAVLALGIALPPFARSAPALGLVLLVFGAAYGGINVAMNSAAVDLVTALRRPVMPSFHAAYSVGGMLGAGLGGLVAGRLPVTHHLLMLTAVGLVVTVVAGRVLLAHPAPRLPETVVSGSASGSVSGSASGSSSVSNSVSGSGGAPQRPKTPVRGRGLVVVFGLIALCSSYGEGALADWGALHLRQDVGAGAGTAAIGYSVFALAMTVGRLSGTAMLERLGQTRTLVFGGATAAVGMLLASLTPALWAVFVGFALTGLGLANIFPVAIGRAGELTGPGGVAAASTFGYGGMLLGPPAIGLLADRFSLPAALTTVAGLAAMSALISGATRRWTRRV, encoded by the coding sequence GTGCCGACGCTAAACAAAATACGGACGGCCCTTCGGGGGGAACAGCGTGTCACCCCGGCCGATCCGTCGCTGAGCCGCCTCCGGACCGCCCTCACCGTCTTCTTCGCCCTCGACGGCTTCCTCTTCGCCGGCTGGGTGGTGCGCATCCCGTCGATCAAGGAGCGTACCGGCGCCTCCGCCGGCGCGCTCGGCCTCGCCCTGCTGGGCGTCTCGGCCGGTGCCGTCGCCGTCATGATGCTCACCGGACGGCTGTGCCGGCGCTTCGGCAGCCACCCGGTCACCGTGGCCACGGCCGCCGTGCTGGCCCTCGGCATCGCCCTGCCGCCCTTCGCCCGCTCCGCGCCCGCCCTAGGGCTCGTCCTCCTCGTCTTCGGCGCCGCCTACGGCGGCATCAACGTCGCCATGAACAGCGCGGCCGTCGACCTCGTCACGGCGCTGCGCCGGCCGGTGATGCCCAGCTTCCACGCCGCCTACAGCGTCGGCGGCATGCTCGGCGCCGGTCTCGGGGGGCTGGTCGCCGGACGGCTTCCGGTGACCCATCACCTCCTGATGCTGACCGCCGTGGGACTCGTCGTCACCGTCGTCGCCGGGCGGGTGCTGCTCGCCCATCCGGCGCCTCGGCTGCCCGAGACGGTCGTTTCCGGGTCCGCTTCCGGGTCCGTTTCGGGTTCCGCTTCCGGTTCCAGTTCCGTTTCCAATTCCGTTTCCGGTTCCGGTGGCGCGCCGCAGCGTCCCAAGACGCCCGTGCGCGGGCGCGGGCTCGTCGTCGTCTTCGGGCTGATCGCGCTGTGCTCCTCGTACGGCGAGGGGGCGCTCGCCGACTGGGGCGCTCTGCACCTCCGGCAGGACGTCGGCGCCGGAGCGGGCACCGCGGCCATCGGCTACTCCGTGTTCGCGCTGGCCATGACCGTGGGGCGGCTGTCCGGCACCGCCATGCTCGAACGGCTCGGCCAGACCCGGACCCTCGTCTTCGGCGGCGCCACGGCCGCCGTCGGCATGCTTCTCGCCTCCCTCACCCCGGCGCTGTGGGCGGTCTTCGTCGGCTTCGCCCTGACGGGGCTGGGGCTTGCCAACATCTTCCCCGTCGCCATCGGGCGGGCCGGGGAGCTGACCGGGCCCGGCGGGGTTGCCGCGGCGTCGACGTTCGGGTACGGCGGCATGCTGCTGGGGCCGCCGGCCATCGGGCTTCTCGCGGATCGGTTCTCGTTGCCCGCGGCGCTGACGACTGTCGCCGGGTTGGCCGCGATGTCGGCGCTGATCAGTGGGGCTACTCGGCGGTGGACGCGGCGCGTCTGA
- a CDS encoding TerD family protein, translating into MLKGTNVRIPAPAVRIELGWRTGPGVPDVDASALLLAGGRVRSDADFVFYNQAVHTSGAVRHEGKVPAAGAVTDTLAVDLASVEPEVETVVVAASADGGTFGQVPGLYVRVFDAAGGAELARFDSEDATVETAFVLGELYRRQGEWKFRAVGQGYDRGLAGLATDFGISVDDPGPAPVAPPAPAAAPAPVAAPAPPAAAPVPPATPAARPVSLSKVTLTKQAPSVSLTKQGGTSGALRVNLNWQMRQQEPAKGGGWGRRLTRALQGDLDLDLGCLFELNDGTKGVVQALGNSFGSLQRPPYIHLDGDDRTGAAAQGENLTINLDHSRDFRRILVFVTIYQGASSFAGLHATVTLQPQHGAPIDFSLDECTVPSNVCALALITNNGGDLVVQREARYLVPDRGVSPQRTLDRAYGWGMNWTPGRK; encoded by the coding sequence ATGCTGAAGGGCACCAACGTCCGGATTCCGGCGCCGGCGGTGCGGATAGAACTGGGCTGGCGGACCGGCCCCGGCGTACCGGACGTGGACGCCTCCGCGCTGCTCCTCGCCGGGGGCCGGGTCCGCTCCGACGCGGACTTCGTCTTCTACAACCAGGCCGTGCACACCTCCGGCGCGGTACGGCACGAGGGCAAGGTGCCGGCGGCCGGCGCGGTGACCGACACCCTGGCCGTCGACCTGGCCTCCGTCGAGCCGGAGGTGGAGACCGTGGTGGTCGCGGCCTCCGCCGACGGCGGCACGTTCGGGCAGGTGCCGGGGCTGTACGTGCGGGTCTTCGACGCGGCGGGCGGCGCGGAGCTGGCGCGCTTCGACAGCGAGGACGCGACGGTCGAGACGGCCTTCGTGCTCGGCGAGCTCTACCGGCGGCAGGGGGAGTGGAAGTTCCGGGCGGTCGGCCAGGGGTACGACAGAGGGCTCGCCGGCCTGGCGACGGACTTCGGCATCTCGGTGGACGATCCCGGGCCCGCTCCCGTCGCGCCCCCGGCCCCCGCGGCGGCGCCGGCTCCGGTGGCCGCTCCGGCTCCTCCCGCCGCGGCCCCGGTGCCCCCCGCGACCCCCGCCGCCCGGCCCGTGAGCCTGAGCAAGGTCACGCTCACCAAGCAGGCCCCGTCCGTCTCGCTCACCAAGCAGGGCGGCACCTCCGGCGCGCTGCGCGTCAACCTCAACTGGCAGATGCGGCAGCAGGAACCGGCGAAGGGCGGTGGCTGGGGCCGCCGTCTCACCCGGGCGCTCCAGGGCGACCTGGACCTCGACCTCGGCTGCCTCTTCGAGCTCAACGACGGGACGAAGGGCGTGGTGCAGGCCCTCGGCAACTCCTTCGGCTCGCTCCAGCGCCCGCCCTACATCCACCTCGACGGCGACGACCGCACCGGCGCCGCGGCGCAGGGCGAGAACCTCACCATCAACCTCGACCACAGCCGTGACTTCCGGCGCATCCTCGTCTTCGTCACGATCTACCAGGGGGCCAGCAGCTTCGCGGGCCTCCATGCCACGGTCACCCTCCAGCCGCAGCACGGCGCGCCCATCGACTTCTCGCTCGACGAGTGCACCGTGCCGTCCAACGTCTGCGCGCTGGCCCTCATCACCAACAACGGCGGCGACCTCGTCGTTCAGCGCGAGGCCCGTTACCTGGTCCCCGACCGGGGCGTCAGCCCGCAGCGCACGCTGGACCGCGCGTACGGCTGGGGGATGAACTGGACGCCCGGACGGAAGTGA
- a CDS encoding GlxA family transcriptional regulator, with protein sequence MHTVAVLALPRVIPFDLSTAVDTFGRVRLSDGSPGYAVRVCAEQDEVDVGSGAFTLRAPWGLDGLRGADTVVVPGTADPAAPLTPAVRAALRRAAADEGGPRIASICSGAFALAAAGLLDGLRATTHWLAAARLAADHPRVDVDPDVLYVDNGRILTSAGAAAGLDMCLHMVRRDHGSAVAADAARLSVTPLEREGGQAQFIAHDHIPVPAGSALEPLLRWLGENLARPLTVDDIAARAGVSPRTLTRRFREQTGTTPLQWLHRARIRRAQQLLETTRRPVEHIGAEVGFGSPTAFRDRFRRTTGVSPRAYRRAFAAEPAG encoded by the coding sequence ATGCACACGGTCGCCGTCCTCGCCCTCCCGCGCGTGATCCCGTTCGACCTCTCCACCGCCGTGGACACCTTCGGCCGCGTCCGGCTGTCCGACGGGAGCCCCGGTTACGCGGTCCGGGTCTGTGCCGAGCAGGACGAAGTCGACGTCGGCTCGGGGGCCTTCACCCTGCGGGCGCCCTGGGGGCTGGACGGGCTGCGCGGCGCGGACACCGTCGTCGTACCCGGTACCGCCGACCCGGCCGCGCCCCTCACTCCCGCCGTCCGCGCCGCGCTGCGCCGGGCCGCCGCCGACGAGGGCGGCCCGCGCATCGCGTCGATCTGCTCCGGCGCCTTCGCCCTCGCCGCCGCCGGACTGCTGGACGGGCTGCGGGCGACCACCCACTGGCTGGCCGCCGCACGGCTCGCCGCCGACCACCCGCGGGTCGACGTCGACCCGGACGTCCTCTACGTCGACAACGGCCGGATCCTCACCTCGGCCGGCGCGGCGGCCGGGCTGGACATGTGCCTGCACATGGTCCGCCGCGACCACGGCTCCGCGGTGGCCGCCGACGCCGCCCGGCTCTCCGTGACGCCCCTCGAACGGGAGGGCGGCCAGGCGCAGTTCATCGCCCACGACCACATACCCGTTCCGGCCGGCTCCGCGCTGGAGCCGCTGCTCCGCTGGCTGGGCGAGAACCTCGCCCGCCCGCTCACCGTGGACGACATCGCCGCCCGGGCCGGCGTCAGCCCCCGCACGCTCACCCGCCGCTTCCGCGAGCAGACCGGCACGACGCCGCTGCAGTGGCTGCACCGCGCCCGGATCCGCCGGGCCCAGCAGCTCCTGGAGACCACCCGCCGGCCCGTCGAACACATCGGCGCCGAGGTCGGGTTCGGCTCGCCGACGGCCTTCCGCGACCGCTTCCGCCGCACCACGGGCGTCAGCCCCCGCGCCTACCGCCGCGCCTTCGCCGCCGAGCCGGCCGGGTGA
- a CDS encoding DUF6010 family protein: MPYLQYIAPVGIGLLYALAMSLVGEKHRLRLNAVMVAGAGAAYLGGGGMGGWEFVFTAVATYVAYRALDSWTFVGIGWLLHTAWDIVHHLKGSPLLPFAHGSSLGCAICDPVIALWCLRGGPSPRELLRGGRRGTLGEPAA, encoded by the coding sequence ATGCCCTACCTGCAATACATCGCGCCCGTCGGCATCGGCCTCCTCTACGCGCTGGCGATGTCCCTCGTCGGCGAGAAACACCGGCTGCGCCTCAACGCCGTGATGGTGGCCGGGGCGGGTGCGGCCTATCTCGGCGGTGGCGGGATGGGCGGCTGGGAGTTCGTGTTCACCGCGGTGGCCACGTACGTCGCGTACCGCGCCCTGGACTCCTGGACGTTCGTCGGCATCGGCTGGCTGCTGCACACCGCGTGGGACATCGTGCACCACCTCAAGGGCAGCCCCCTGCTGCCGTTCGCGCACGGCTCCTCGCTGGGGTGCGCGATATGCGACCCGGTCATCGCCCTGTGGTGCCTGCGCGGCGGCCCTTCCCCGCGCGAACTGCTGCGCGGCGGACGGCGCGGGACGCTCGGCGAACCGGCGGCGTGA
- a CDS encoding ROK family protein has product MTQTRTTRLERGRAALGPALELVHTGRAPTRAVLTAELGVTRATAGAVAAELEALGLIRVDARPTASTGSQGRPSHRLSVAPDGPVVLAAQIHADGFRAALVGLGGRMVATAPGCMTVPADPAHIIDAVVEAGAGLLRETGRHCLGAGLAVPSAVAEPEGTALNPLHLSWPAGAPVRTLFAEALAKAGVLGPGGVPVTGMAGNDVNLAALAEHRHGAGRGARHLLCVATGHRGVGGALVLDGRLHSGSSGLALEVGHLTVNPAGLPCHCGSRGCLDVEADPAAFLTAAGRTPGPDSSLLHQATELLRTAYDDPSVREAAELIADRLGLGLAGLVNILNPDRIVLGGLHRELLAADPDRLRAVVADRSLWGRSGSVPILPVTLDHSSLIGAAEAAWQPVLDDPLGVLG; this is encoded by the coding sequence GTGACCCAGACTCGGACAACACGTTTGGAGCGCGGCCGGGCCGCCCTCGGCCCCGCCCTGGAGCTCGTCCACACCGGGCGCGCCCCCACCCGCGCCGTGCTCACCGCCGAACTCGGCGTGACCCGCGCGACCGCGGGCGCCGTCGCCGCGGAGCTGGAGGCGCTCGGACTGATCCGGGTGGACGCCCGCCCGACGGCGTCCACCGGGTCGCAGGGCCGCCCCTCGCACCGGCTGTCCGTCGCGCCCGACGGTCCCGTGGTCCTGGCGGCGCAGATCCACGCGGACGGCTTCCGGGCCGCGCTCGTCGGCCTCGGCGGCCGGATGGTCGCCACGGCGCCCGGCTGTATGACGGTCCCCGCCGACCCCGCGCACATCATCGACGCCGTCGTGGAGGCGGGCGCCGGGCTGCTGCGCGAGACGGGCCGGCACTGCCTGGGCGCGGGACTCGCCGTCCCGTCGGCGGTGGCCGAGCCGGAGGGCACCGCCCTCAACCCGCTGCACCTCTCCTGGCCCGCCGGGGCACCGGTCCGCACGCTGTTCGCCGAGGCCCTGGCCAAGGCGGGCGTCCTCGGCCCGGGCGGCGTCCCCGTCACCGGTATGGCCGGCAACGACGTCAACCTCGCCGCCCTGGCCGAACACCGCCACGGCGCCGGCCGCGGCGCCCGTCACCTGCTGTGCGTGGCCACCGGCCACCGCGGCGTCGGCGGCGCGCTGGTGCTCGACGGGCGCCTGCACAGCGGGAGTTCGGGACTGGCCCTGGAGGTCGGGCACCTGACGGTCAACCCGGCCGGGCTGCCCTGCCACTGCGGCAGCCGCGGCTGTCTGGACGTCGAGGCCGACCCGGCGGCCTTCCTCACCGCCGCCGGACGGACGCCGGGCCCGGACAGCTCCCTCCTCCACCAGGCCACCGAACTGCTCCGGACCGCGTACGACGACCCGTCCGTACGCGAGGCCGCCGAACTGATCGCCGACCGCCTCGGCCTGGGCCTCGCCGGCCTCGTCAACATCCTCAACCCCGACCGCATCGTCCTGGGCGGCCTCCACCGCGAACTCCTCGCCGCCGACCCCGACCGCCTCCGCGCCGTCGTCGCCGACCGCAGCCTGTGGGGCCGCAGCGGCAGCGTCCCCATCCTCCCCGTCACCCTCGACCACAGCAGCCTCATCGGCGCGGCGGAGGCGGCGTGGCAGCCGGTACTGGACGATCCGCTGGGAGTGCTGGGCTGA
- a CDS encoding DUF6643 family protein: MTSPRSAYGSGYYSASSFPDTPIYDSLVAERGTPQIAPIRVSAPFDGGSNLPALPSGPSGHGPGPAPAAHPVQSLQSGYAQQPPQYGQGGPQSAGLQQAPAPYIPQQASAPRGYPGPQQYQQPQAGPAGPAGYDAMRPVAPRPAPGPSGQPGQPGGYEGPYQRPYSGPGSY; this comes from the coding sequence ATGACCTCCCCCCGCAGTGCCTACGGCAGCGGCTACTACTCCGCGTCGTCGTTCCCGGACACCCCCATCTACGACAGTCTCGTCGCCGAGCGGGGCACCCCGCAGATCGCCCCGATCCGGGTGTCGGCCCCCTTCGACGGCGGCAGCAATCTGCCCGCGCTGCCGTCCGGCCCCTCCGGCCACGGCCCGGGCCCGGCGCCGGCGGCGCACCCGGTGCAGTCGCTGCAGAGCGGGTACGCCCAGCAGCCCCCGCAGTACGGGCAGGGCGGCCCGCAGTCGGCCGGGCTCCAGCAGGCGCCCGCGCCGTACATCCCGCAGCAGGCGTCGGCGCCGCGCGGCTACCCCGGGCCGCAGCAGTACCAGCAGCCGCAGGCCGGGCCCGCCGGCCCGGCGGGGTACGACGCGATGCGCCCGGTGGCGCCCCGCCCGGCACCCGGCCCGTCCGGCCAGCCCGGCCAGCCCGGGGGGTATGAAGGTCCGTACCAGCGCCCGTACTCGGGCCCGGGGAGCTACTGA
- a CDS encoding DUF2797 domain-containing protein yields the protein MAPPGWLCAGPRWSVDGPALLWLHPGHGERRSPLPAGRPLGFVAGERRHCVGVRRAGRYTPCPAGAEVPAGAVSAQCAECARLDRSHSVAADTIADDPRPYDVYLAWFAPGLVKAGITATGRQGVRLLEQAALSYALLGRGPLMAARRTEAVLGAALGVPDRFPYAAKRAARHPLAPRDERAAELAALHERARALPGLPESLEVLPCAPVHHDDVFHLDRVGPRHGIVDFAPGCAVVGHVVAVAGPDVYLETTDGRPVLVDTRRLAGWELAAAPPGARTTAAVRAPERDGPEGLF from the coding sequence ATGGCACCCCCCGGCTGGCTCTGCGCCGGCCCCCGCTGGAGCGTGGACGGTCCGGCCCTGCTGTGGCTCCACCCCGGGCACGGCGAACGCCGCTCCCCGCTGCCCGCGGGCCGCCCGCTCGGCTTCGTCGCCGGTGAGCGGCGGCACTGCGTCGGCGTCCGGCGCGCCGGGCGGTACACCCCGTGTCCCGCCGGTGCCGAGGTGCCGGCCGGCGCGGTGTCCGCCCAGTGCGCGGAGTGCGCCCGGCTGGACCGGTCCCACTCCGTCGCGGCCGACACGATCGCCGACGACCCGCGCCCGTACGACGTCTACCTGGCCTGGTTCGCCCCCGGCCTGGTCAAGGCCGGCATCACGGCGACCGGACGCCAGGGCGTCCGCCTCCTCGAACAGGCCGCCCTCTCCTACGCCTTGCTCGGCCGCGGCCCGCTGATGGCCGCCCGGCGGACGGAGGCCGTCCTCGGTGCCGCGCTGGGCGTCCCCGACCGCTTTCCCTACGCGGCCAAGCGTGCCGCCCGCCATCCCCTGGCCCCGCGGGACGAGCGGGCCGCCGAACTCGCCGCGCTCCACGAGCGCGCCCGCGCCCTCCCCGGCCTGCCGGAGTCGCTGGAGGTGCTGCCCTGCGCGCCCGTCCACCACGACGACGTCTTCCACCTGGACCGCGTCGGCCCCCGCCACGGCATCGTCGATTTCGCACCCGGGTGCGCCGTCGTCGGGCACGTCGTCGCCGTGGCGGGGCCGGACGTGTACCTGGAGACGACGGACGGCCGCCCCGTGCTCGTCGACACGCGGCGGCTGGCGGGCTGGGAGCTCGCGGCCGCGCCGCCCGGCGCGCGGACCACGGCGGCGGTCCGCGCGCCGGAACGGGACGGGCCCGAGGGCCTGTTCTGA
- a CDS encoding MOSC domain-containing protein, with product MSLHVHPVKSMAGGSPGWAAVEPWGLAGDRRWMVTAPDGRFLTQRQLPRLALGAARGLPGGGVRISGPGAAPLDVPVPDPGRRGTVTVEVFRDKVEAVPAGPEADAWLTAFLGVEARLVHMDDPAVRRPVDPRYGRPEDRVGFADGFPLLLTSAASLAALNSLIAGGEHPDEGPLPMDRFRPNVVVGGTGAWEEDGWRRVRLGDVTFRVVKPCGRCVVTTTDQRTAARGREPLHTLARHRRGATGLVFGQNLVPEHPGVLRVGDPFEVLDRIA from the coding sequence CTGTCGCTCCACGTCCACCCGGTGAAGTCGATGGCGGGGGGCTCCCCCGGGTGGGCAGCCGTGGAGCCATGGGGGCTCGCCGGGGACCGGCGGTGGATGGTGACCGCGCCGGACGGCCGGTTCCTCACCCAACGGCAGCTCCCCCGGCTCGCGTTGGGGGCGGCACGCGGGCTGCCCGGGGGCGGGGTGCGGATCTCCGGCCCGGGGGCCGCACCCCTGGACGTACCGGTACCCGATCCCGGGCGGCGGGGCACGGTCACCGTGGAGGTGTTCCGGGACAAGGTCGAGGCGGTGCCCGCGGGCCCCGAGGCCGACGCCTGGCTGACCGCCTTCCTGGGCGTCGAGGCCCGGCTCGTGCACATGGACGACCCGGCGGTCCGGCGCCCGGTCGACCCCCGGTACGGACGCCCGGAGGACCGGGTCGGCTTCGCCGACGGCTTCCCGCTGCTGCTCACCTCCGCCGCGTCGCTCGCGGCGCTCAACTCGCTGATCGCCGGAGGCGAGCACCCGGACGAGGGCCCGCTGCCGATGGACCGCTTCCGCCCGAACGTGGTGGTCGGCGGCACCGGCGCGTGGGAGGAGGACGGCTGGCGCCGGGTACGGCTGGGCGACGTGACCTTCCGGGTCGTCAAACCCTGCGGGCGCTGCGTCGTCACCACCACCGACCAGCGCACGGCCGCGCGCGGCCGGGAGCCGCTGCACACCCTGGCCCGCCACCGGCGCGGTGCGACCGGGCTCGTCTTCGGGCAGAACCTCGTCCCGGAGCATCCCGGAGTGCTGCGGGTCGGGGATCCGTTCGAGGTCCTCGACCGCATTGCCTGA